The DNA segment ACGAACGTTCGGCATAACGCCAGACATGACGGTAAATCTCGGCTGCCCAGAAAAAAGTCACCGCCGAATTTTTGACCATAACCTGACGGGAACAGGCTTGGGTGAGATCCCCGGCCAAAGTTTCCGCCACGGACAGCTGAATCAGTGTATGGTCCAAAGCCGCATATTGATAGAGACCGGGCGGCAGCGTTTCGACCCGGTTGACTAAAAGATACGTTTCA comes from the Negativicutes bacterium genome and includes:
- a CDS encoding SagB/ThcOx family dehydrogenase is translated as ETYLLVNRVETLPPGLYQYAALDHTLIQLSVAETLAGDLTQACSRQVMVKNSAVTFFWAAEIYRHVWRYAERSFRYIHLDAGHVCQNLYLACEAIGSGCCAIAAFDDDALSAVLGIDGVSRFPVYLATVGKKE